The DNA sequence CGCGTGGGCTGATCAGGCGACCGCGCGCACATCGGTGGGGCGGTGCGGGGCGATGACGCCGCCGTTGGGCAGCAGTTCGCCGGTGTCCTCGAAAACCACGACGCCGTTGCACAAAAGGCTCCACCCCTGCTCGGGATGGCCGGCGATGACGCGGGCCGCTTCGCGGTCCACGTCGTGGAAGGAGGGGCATT is a window from the Streptomonospora litoralis genome containing:
- a CDS encoding DUF5999 family protein — translated: MCRHQPECPSFHDVDREAARVIAGHPEQGWSLLCNGVVVFEDTGELLPNGGVIAPHRPTDVRAVA